The Arachis hypogaea cultivar Tifrunner chromosome 14, arahy.Tifrunner.gnm2.J5K5, whole genome shotgun sequence DNA window tttatctttctctttcttttctctcattctttatttttctctacctttatgttctacaaaaattataattaacaacataatataatttaaataaaaaatattatatatatatatatatatttatttaattttaaatttttactacttatctttttaatatatatttttacttcatttcttttaaatatttattacatataattttaaaaaaatactaatattgtgattaaaagttaaaattaagattcaattgttttttaaaaaatgagttaattttataactattaatataaatttttttatgttaatatatatctaattatatttttaaaaatatataaaaaaatattatttttaaatagcaagtataaaaattaattatttctatttgtgcaacaaacttaatatctaatcaaatataaaaatagacaCATCGaattctttcaaatttaaaataaggaatgttaaaattaagtaaaaaaaaattagtttctttcatttgaaaataataactaaaaaacttattatttaattttgtttaagacTCTGGTCTTCTTAACCGATGGGGACTTTTGTCCCTTACGACtattttataaaagtagtttaatgctataaattttttgtgtcatAATCTATAATATCAAGATCAACGTAATTTTATAAGATTATATTCCCGTAATAGTATTATGggtaaaaatactagttctaaCTAATGTGAGAAAattgaactaatgcaatttaagaaaaaaaagtagaaatagAACAAGTCCAATTTCTGCAATTTTAATACGAATAATCTAAATTATAGAATGCAACAAATTAACTAAATTTcaaaatacaagcataattttataaactaaattctcataataATAGAAGCATAATAGAAGTACAATGAACTAAATTCTGAAgaacttatttgtccttcgaactttatttgcaaAACGACGTCAATGACTTATTTGTTCTTCAAACTTTATTCCCTTTTCAGCGTGGTACCGTAACGGATACCTGGACACTGTTTCAACCACATCAGCCAATTTTATTTGGTGTATGAGAGACAAATAGACGGAATGATTAAATTGTTCTCTGTTCGTTAAAGTTAgagacttttttgtatttaaattttgttagagATATATtgatcaaaaatttaaaaagtcaagGACTTATCTGTCTTTTTTCCTAAATAAAAACTATCCGCAAGACACAAAAATAATTACACCGATTtgctttatttttatatcttagaGAGTGAAAACTAGTTAAAACCATTTTGATTTATTTTCGTACGGAAGgatttgtgtttttatttataatatttttatttttaaaattttgtaaaataaaaaacaaaattttattatttttaatgtgttttttataaaactctgagaataaaaattaataaaaaaacaaaaaataaaacgtaAATCAAATGCATTCTAAAATTGTATTGTTTCAttgttttgttttttcttcttcaaaaaatatttttcatttcctATTACTCCATCAAAAACTTTTTCATTCTCTTTGATTTATTCAActgaattatttttttgtttcttcctCGAATTATCTTTCGTTCTCAaccaaaaagtaaataaaagtaggTATATGTCGTTTGTTTTTACAGTTTTGCCTTACACTGCTCCAGTGGTAAACAACTAAAGCTATTTGCTATAACCAACAGTTTTGAATTGAAGAAACGCAACAGTTGTTTGAAAACTCAGGCACATAACCTTGCAAAAAGCTTTGGCAATTTGGATTGTTATACattaatgaaaattaattttgataaaaaaatggaTGGCAACTATAAGAAAACAGAGTAAAGGAGAATATATGCAAcaaaaaaacaatttttatttCCATGAATTTCCCAAAGAAATTAATAGGAGGTGAAAATACATATACATACTGAGGTAATGTTCAATTTGATTCTTGAAATTTTTAGTGCTCATCAAAATAGTACTTGACTTTTGTAAATGACAAATTAGTCATGCATTTACAAATTGTGAATCTCATTCGTCCTAATTCAATTACCGTTAACATGGAAATGTAACTAGGGTAATATCCAAATAGGATGACAAAAAGAGTCCACATCTGTTAAAAATGTTTGGCAACTCCCATCTTCCAAATCGAAGATGCCAATCTGAGAAGCGGGAGTAGTGTTTTCAAAGTACACTTCACGTCTGTCATGCATGTCATCTGTAAAGTAGATTTGATTTCCTCTGCAATTCAAAAAATTACTTGGCAGTATTTGAACAGAAGAATTGCGTCCAATTAGTAGTATGTAATTCCCCAAACTGTGTATTCTTGACCatgttttctcatttttcttcaaTTCATAGACATCAAATTTGACAGTCTCGCACTTGCAGAACCGCTTTTGATTCTTCATGTAATACCTATATCTTACCCCTTTTACCAGCATCAATAAACTTCCATTATCACCTCCAATTAGATAGTAAGAACAATTAGGCATTCCTACAATGGATGGAGGTGGTGTGGCTTCATGTTTTCCTCCCACTGGTCCTGACTTTGTTCTTGTATCAAATTCATATAGTTGGCCATTACCGTCTACTGCAAATATTTTCTCTTCAAAAAATATGACATCATGAACGTCGTCTAGATCTTTTGTTGGAAATCTAATCCATCTATTCTCGTTTGGCATGTAAAAGGCCAATTCTAGGAATAATCCATATATGACCACTGCTATAAAATCACTGTCATTGTCATTGTTAGGAGCTGAATTTATAATAGCCTTCCAAATTTGGATTTTATGCACCAAAATGAGATTATGAGTGATACGGTCGCCCTTATTATAACCCAGAGTACATTTATACCCATTAATATTAATTACATTTGGAAGAGTTGAAACTGGAGGAAGATCCAAGTGAACCTTTGTAAATGGATTTAGGATTCTTACAGTACCTTCATATATGAACCATACATGATGTTGTCTTGCATATCTGGTAACATGAGGTGGTAAATCCCCTTCTCTTCGAGACTACCAATTCCTTCATCCTCGGGAGCACGAACTTCTTCTTGGAAAGATTCTTTAGCAGCACTGCCAGTAGATAGTACCAGCCACGGAACTTTGTTGCCATCAGGAATCTTTGGTAGTTCCAAGTTCCATTGCTTACACACCAATCGAAGTTGAATGTAATTGTCATATGAATAGAACCGCTTAGTCATTTCGTTAAACAAATCTTGATGAATGTCTAACCATCGTTCAAACTCAACCATTGCAAATTTCATATGAGAAGCAAATTGATTtacagaataaaaaaaaaggcTACTCAAAAGACATGGAtggttattatatttaaaaacgatataagataagattttttttttgtgactgataTAAGATAAGATTTGATACGTTTAAAATTAACCATGGTGAATTAATTgttgtgtttttcaaaatttaaactgatttctcattttttaaaaagatcCCCTACATTTAGACCCTATGTTTAGAGATAATCTTTGGAGTTTAGTCTTATATATGTTGTGTTGGTCTgctgtataaaaataaaatttcagatACTAATTTGAAAAAGATCTATGTATGGGATTTAGTAGCACTTTTAATAGTTGTTTTAGCAAAAGATGTGGTACAACCGTACAAGAATGAAATAGAATATTATTTGTAGATGACTAAGATGAGTACTTGTATAGCCATTAAAGAGCCTACATAAATGCTtggttaaattattttttttactaaatgcttggttaatttttttggtgactaaatgcTTGGTTAATTTGTATTAGAACATTGGAAGTGATTTTGGAACGATAATAAAAATCAGTAATGTTAAAagagagataaaaaaataattcatttaaTTTATCATCATAATGTGATTTAATATTGCTAAGCAATTTAATACATtttcattaattaaaaatataaagttaaaattagttatttatgttGATGGAAAagaatcattaaaaattaaaaatatgcttgatttgtattttttttaattttatacaaaaaattatattaaaaaaaataaaatattattttagttgttTAATCTAAGTCTTAATTTCGAATATGTTCTCCTGACCCATAATTTAGCCCGCCTAAAATAACTGAAGCTCACTAACATTTTATAAATATCATTATTTAATTAACATTCtacaaatatcaatattcaaatCTATATTATTacctatttaaataaataattaactcctataatattttttattaatttaggaGAAAAATCTTAATAACTTTCTTAATAAAAGGAAACAATTATTTACCATCAAAGATGGAACCATCTTATAAAGTGGTTATTAGTTTATTGCTTAAAATCTTGCTAATTCTTGGACAGTGGAATAAACACCATAAAAGAATATAGACGTCACGTTCAGACTCAATCCACAAATTGTACGATGTAACATAACCTAATATTTAAAAGGACAAATCACTGATATAAGCCAAGAGGAGGAGAAATTTACACAAATCAGCCAAATTAAAAACTGATTCATGAATCAACTAAGAATCATTTATATATAGTTTGAATCACCCTAATTCGAACTTTAtctgcatgt harbors:
- the LOC112743250 gene encoding F-box protein At2g26160-like, whose amino-acid sequence is MTKRFYSYDNYIQLRLVCKQWNLELPKIPDGNKVPWLVLSTGSAAKESFQEEVRAPEDEGIGSLEEKGIYHLMLPDMQDNIMYGSYMKGDRITHNLILVHKIQIWKAIINSAPNNDNDSDFIAVVIYGLFLELAFYMPNENRWIRFPTKDLDDVHDVIFFEEKIFAVDGNGQLYEFDTRTKSGPVGGKHEATPPPSIVGMPNCSYYLIGGDNGSLLMLVKGVRYRYYMKNQKRFCKCETVKFDVYELKKNEKTWSRIHSLGNYILLIGRNSSVQILPSNFLNCRGNQIYFTDDMHDRREVYFENTTPASQIGIFDLEDGSCQTFLTDVDSFCHPIWILP